In Azospirillum humicireducens, the genomic stretch ACGCTGGCACCGCCGATGGGGTACGTTGACTTTGGCCGCCGCACTGGCGCAGCTTGCGGGCCTGACTTCAGCCAGGGTGGGACGCCATGCCGATCATCACGTCAGCCAGCACGAAGGGCGGGCCGGGAAAGACGACCCTGTCGCTCTGTCTCGCTGACCACTGGCGCCGGGCCGGCCGCAAAGTGGAGTTGCTGGACATCGATCCCAACCGCAACCTGACCCAGTGGATCAAGGCGGCCGGGGCTCCGATAACCTGCACCACGGTCGACGAGGACGACATCATCGAGGCGGCGACCGAGGCCGAACAGCGGGCGGACTGGGTCGTCATCGATGTCGCCGGTGTGCTGGCGCGCGGGCTGGTGCATTCCATCGGCGTCGCCAATGCGGTGCTCATCCCGTCGCGTCCCGACCTGAAGGATGCGCTGGAAGCCGCGCGCACCTATCAGCATGTGATCGCGGAGCAGAAGATGGCGCAGCGTCGCGATCCGCAGGCGCGCATTCCGGCTGCCGTGGTTCTGATGCAGGTGAACCGCCGCGCCCAGGCTGCCGGCTTCGCCCGCGAACAGCTCTCCGCCCTGAAGGTGCCGCTGCTGGCGGCGGAAATCCCGTTGCGTACCGCCTATCAGAACTATTCCTTTGCCGGCCTGCCGTTGGACGATGCCATGGTGCGCGGCGACTTCGCCGAACTGGCTGCAAGCGTGGAAGACCTGATCCATGGCTAGGAAGCTGACCCCGCGCATCGTCACCGCCGACGAGGTATCGGACATCCTCACCCCGTCGGAGGCTCCGGCACCGCGCCTGTCGCGCCGGCCGGCTCCGGCCAGACTTCGCACCCGTGCGAACTTCGCCGACGTGATCCTCAGCCTGTGGACAGAGGCGGAGGAGAATTTCCTGGCGATCGGCCGCTATCTCAACCATGCCAAGACCATGCTGGAGCATGGCGAGTTCATGGCGATGGTGGATCGCGACCTTCC encodes the following:
- a CDS encoding ParA family protein, with protein sequence MPIITSASTKGGPGKTTLSLCLADHWRRAGRKVELLDIDPNRNLTQWIKAAGAPITCTTVDEDDIIEAATEAEQRADWVVIDVAGVLARGLVHSIGVANAVLIPSRPDLKDALEAARTYQHVIAEQKMAQRRDPQARIPAAVVLMQVNRRAQAAGFAREQLSALKVPLLAAEIPLRTAYQNYSFAGLPLDDAMVRGDFAELAASVEDLIHG